One Acidobacteriota bacterium DNA segment encodes these proteins:
- a CDS encoding zf-HC2 domain-containing protein, protein MKPCSRVISLLADYLERRLPADVQARLERHLADCEVCLRQLRTYESTVSLLRSLQEEDLPGELRLRLRAFIDRKHCSNN, encoded by the coding sequence ATGAAACCCTGTTCGAGAGTCATCTCCCTCCTCGCCGATTATCTGGAGCGTCGCCTGCCGGCTGACGTGCAGGCCCGTCTCGAGCGCCACCTCGCAGACTGCGAAGTGTGCCTGCGGCAGCTCCGCACCTACGAGTCCACCGTGTCACTGCTCCGGTCGCTCCAGGAGGAGGACCTGCCGGGGGAGCTCCGACTCCGCCTGCGGGCCTTCATCGACCGAAAGCACTGCTCCAACAACTGA